Within the Streptomyces vilmorinianum genome, the region GTACAGCGGCAGGTTCAGCTCCTCGGAGCCGGAGTAGTACGCGAGCGAGGTCCGGGCGATCACCTTGGCCGAGCCGAGCAGGTCGTAGGCGCAGTCCTTCACCGCGACGATCCGCGGGTGCGCGGCGAGCCGCAGCAGCGTCGCGGGCTCGATACGGGTGCCGGTGCGGCCGGGGATGTCGTACAGCATCACCGGAAGATCGGTCGCGTCCGCCACCCGCAGGAAGTGGGCCTCGACGGCGGCCTGCGGGGGACGGCTGTAGTACGGCGTGACCACGAGGAGCCCGTCCGCGCCGGACTTCTCGGCCTGCCGGGCCAGCTCGACCGTGTGCCGGGTGTCGGCGGTGCCGACGCCCGCGAGCACCGGGAGGGCGGGGCCGACGGTCTCGCGGACGGCCCGGATCAGCGCCGACTTCTCCTCGTCCGTGGTGGTCGGGGACTCGCCGGTCGTGCCGTTGAGGACGAGCCCGTCGCAGCCCTCGGAGACCAGGTGGGCGGCGTGCTCGCGGGCGATGTCGAGATCCAGCTCGCCGGCGGCGGTGAAGGGCGTGATCATCGCGCAGAGGGCTCGGCCGAAGGGGCGTTCAGTGCTCATCCCGGCAGTCTCGACGCAATGGACGGTGAAGGTCTACTTAGTTCTTCTTGGGCTGAGGGGTAAGTCTTGCTGAAGGGTGACCCTCAGGCTGACGAGAGGGTGAGCTTGAAGCCGTCGTGGCTGCGGGCGAAGCCCAGGGAGGCGTAGAAGCGGTGGGCCTCCGTCCGTCGCTTGTCGCTCGTCAGCTGGACGAGCCCGCAGCCGCGTGCGCGCGCCCGTTCCACCGCCCGTGCCATCAGCTCCCGGCCGAGCCCGCCGCCGCGCCGGTCGGCCCTGATCCGTACCGCCTCGATCAGGGCCCGCTCGGCGCCGCCCCTGCCCAGGCCCGGGATGTACGTCGCCTGCAGGCACCCCACGACCACGTCGTCGCCGTCCACGAACACCAGCATCTCGTTGCGCGGATCGCTCTCGATCTCCGCGAAGGCCCGCTCGTAGGCCGCGGTGACGGTGATCGAGGCGGGGTCGACGACCTTCTCCTCGTCGGCGAGAAGGGCGAGGACGGCGGGCAGTTCGGCACGCGAGGCGGGGCGAAGGATCATGACCGCATGATCTCGCCGGGAACCCTTGACCTCAAGTGCGGTTGAGCTTGGAGGCTGGGGGCATCGACGACAGGAGGACCCGTCATGAACACCGTAGTCCGCCGTGATTCCGGCCCCGATCCGTACCGGCCGGGAGTGGGGGCCGTCCTCGCCAGCACCTGGCGCGTGGGCACGCCCGAGCGGCAGCGGGCCGCCGTGGACGCCATCGCCGAGACGTGGGAGAGCAGGGACTGGCCGGACGGCGGACTGCTCTCGTACACCGTGCTCATCGGCGACGACGGCGACACCCTGCTCCACTACTCGCAGTGGACGGCGGAGGAGGCCTACGACGACTTCGTACGGACGTTCCGGGACGACCGCAACGCCGAGATCGACGCGGCGGTGCCCGGCATCGACCGGGTGGCGCTCCACCGCTACGGTCCGCCCTACCGCTCCGCCGTGCTGAGCGAGAAGAGCGCCGGGGCCGCGCCCGACCTCGTCACGCCCGGCCTCGTCGTGGTCGCCGAGGCGGTGTTCGACGGGGCCGACTCCGCGCGGCAGCGGACCTGGGTGGACGACGTCTTCGCCGCGATGGACGCCGACGCCGGTGAACGGCCGGCCCCCGGCGGGATCGGAGCCCACTTCCACCTCTCCACCGACGGCACGCGCGTCCTCAACTACGCCGAGTGGGAGAGCGTGCGGGCCTTCGAGGAGTGGCAGGCCGCGGACGGCGCCGACACGGGACTCTGGGCGAAGGTCCACCACCACCCCGGTCTCGTCGAGAGCCGGGTGCGGCGGTACACGCCCGCGCTGAACCTGCGCGCGGGCGTGTGACCGTCCTACCTGCCCGCTACGGGCGGAAGCGCAGCACCTGCGGGTCGTGGTCGCTGTTCTGCTCGGAGAACTCCGCGTTGATGTGGACGCTGTCGTACTCGAAGTGGTGAACCCCGGGGCTGGTCAGGATCTGGTCGAGAACCTGGCTGTTGCCCTGGTAGACGTACGAGTAGCGCTCGCTGCGCGGCAGCGACTTCACGGCCGGGTAGAGCGCCCCGCCGTCCGTGAGGGCCTGCGTGGTCCCGGAGAACTCGAAGTCGTTGATGTCACCGAGGACCAGGACGTCGGCCTGCTTCTCGATCGCGAGGAGGTCCTTGACGAAGGCGTTGACGGACTGCGCCTGCAGCAGACGCTTCGCCTCGGAGGAACGCTTCGGCGGCTGGTGGTGCGAGGTCAGGGACTGGTCCCCGCCCTTGGAACCGAAGTGGTTGGCGATCACGAAGACCGTGCGGCCGCGGAAGGTGAACTCGCCCGCCAGCGGCTTGCGGCTGTTCTCCCAGGCCGTGTTCGCCGGGTCGATCCGGCCGGGGGAGAGGGTCAGCTGGGCGCCGCCCCGCTCGCCGCGCACCACACCGGTCGCGGCCGTCGCGTCGCCGCCCGCGCGGTCGGTGAAGGAGACCCGCTCAGGGTTGAAGAGGAAGACCTGGCGGATGTTGCCGCCGGGCTCGCCGCCGTCCTTGTTGTTCGCCGGGTCGACCGAGCGCCACTCGTACGCCGGGCCGCCGGCCGCCACGATCGCGTCCGTGAACTTCTTCAGCGTCTGGTCGGCCGCGACCGTACCGTCGTTCTTGGCGCCGTTGTTGTCCTGGATCTCCTCCAGGGCGAGGATGTCGGGCGAGGCGAGGTTGTCCACCACGGCCGCGGCCAGCGCGTCGAACTTCGCCTGCGGGTCGGACGGGTCGAGGTTCTCGACGTTGTACGTCGCGACCGCCAGCTCGTTCTTGTGCTGCCGGTCCGTCGTCTCGCGCTCCAGGCCACGGTCGACGACCGTGCCCAGGGTGCGGGCCACCACCTTGTAGCCACCGAACTGGTCGAAGTCCAGCGGGCCCTCGGTCGAGCCCGTCAGCCGGTCCCCGACGTTCGCCGTCGGGAACGGCTGCTCGGCGATCGGGGTCAACGACTGGACCTTGAGGCGGCCGGAGTTCTGCGCGGTGTACGAGCCGTAGACCGAGCCGCCGCGCAAGTTCGGGTTCTCCCAGGGCTTCACCGTCACCCACAGCTCGGAGTACGGAGTGGAGGCGCCCACCACCCGTGACGTACCGATGCGGATGTTCATGCCCTCCAGGGACTCGTAGTAGTCCAGGGCGTACGTCTCGGGGTCCAGCGTGAGGCCGTTGATGGAGCCGTCGGCGGCCGGGTCGCCCTCGGGGGCGTACGCGTCGGGCACCGAGAAGCCGGAGATCGTCACGGGGGCCGGGACCGGGTTGCCGGAGGAGACCACGGTCACGGTCGGCTTGGAGATCTGGGTCACCGACTGGTTGCCGGAGTTCAGGCCGCCGGGGACGTACTCGCCCACCGTGCCGTTCACGCTGACCGCGTCGCCGACGGCGACGGTCGGAACGGAGCTCGTGAAGACGAACAGGCCCTCACTGGTGGCCGGATTGTCGTCGGCCTGCGGGTCCTGGATCCAGAATCCACGCGAGCCGTACGTCCGTACGCCGGTCACGATGCCCGTGACGCCGGTGACCTGAGTGCCGACGAGGGGCGAGACACGAGTGGTGCCCTGGATGTCGTGGACGCGGACGCCGGCGGCGGTCTCCGCCGAGGCGGCGGAACCCGCGAGGAGTCCGGCCGCGAGCGCGGCCGACACGGCAGCGGCGACGGCCGCGGATCTCGGTATGGAGGAAGGCATCAAAGGGCTCCGGAGGTGCTTGGAGAATCGGTCGATGAATCTACGCGCGTCAATCTCTTGGCTGGGCGGGTGACTTGTCAAGAGTCGACGGGTGTACGAAGGCTGACGGCTCCGTGAACCGGCGGTCCACACCGGAAATGCGTCTACGCTGAAGGCCGTTCGACCCCCACGCGCCCTTCGGCCCCACGCGCCTTTCGACCGCACGCGCCTTTCGAGGAGAAGACCCCAGATGGCACAGGACCGCCCCACCTTGCCCCCCGTTCAGCTGCACTCGGACGCGGAGCTGGCGCGGGACGCCCTGGCCACCCCCCTCCTGTCCCGCGCCGCCCGGCTCGCCCGCTGGGTCGGCCCGGAGACCCGGGTCGGCGCCGGCGGCGAACTCGTCGACGAACAACTCCCCGCGGCCGCCGAGGTGCTGGGCCTCGCGGCCGACGAGGACGGCGAGGCCTACGCGAGCGAGGCCTGGCGGCTCGCCGTCGACACGGGACTCGTGGAGGTCGAGGACGGCGACGACGACACCCCGGGCGAGGCCGCCGCGGGCGAGAACCTCGCGCTCCTCACGGGCGGCGCGCCGCTCGACGTCCTCGGGATCTGGCTGGACGGCCTGGACGTGGTCTTCGCCGACGCCACCGCGCCCGTGCTCGACGACCTGGCGGAGGTCGTCGGCGAGGACGGCGAGATCGACTTCGAGCTCCTCGACTGGAACCCGGAGGAGGAGGCGGAGTTCCTGGAGGGCGTGCTCGGCAACCTGTATCTGCTCACGGTCAGCGAGGGCGGATCGGGCGACGGGCCGGTGCCGCTGCCGGCGCTCGCCGCGTCGATGATCGTCCCGGACGACATGGGCGAGCCGACGGACGACGTACTGGAGCAGGTCTCCGAGGCGATGATGCGCCTCGACGACCAGTTCCGGCTGCTCGAACCGATCGGGCTCGTCGAGTACCAGCCTGTCGACGAGGCGCTGATGGCCGAGGAGGGCGAGGAGGGCGAGGAGCCCGCCCCGCAGATCGACGAGGTCGACGACGAGGACGTCACGCGGTACGGGATGGTCCGGCTGACGCCGCTCGGGCTCTACGGCGTACGGGCCCGCATGCTGGAGGCGGGCCTGGACGCGCCGGCCGTCGGCGAACTCGCGGACAAGGGCGCGGACGCGCTCCTCGACGGCCTCGCCTCCTACCCCGAGGCCGCGGCGCGCGCCGAGACGGCGGGCTGGCTGGCCGGCCGGGACGCGGTGGCCGCGGCACGCGAGCTGCTCGGCGCGGCACGCGGCGCGGACGCCGGCTCGCCGCTGCGCCGGCTCCACTGCCAGCAGGCGCTCTCGCTGGTGGGCGGGGAGGCGGAGCCGGCGGTACGGGAGGTGCTGGACGACACGGAACTGGGCGGGCTCGCCCGGGTCTGGCTCGCGGAGCGGGGCGCGGCGGACGTACCAGCGCCGCCGGAGTCGATGATCTTCTGGCTGGCGATCGACACGATCGCGGCGCAGCTGGACGCGGAGGGCGACCTGGAGGAACTCCGGGACCTGATCGAGGGGCTGACGGGCCAGCACAGCGGCTTCTTCGACGCGGCCTGGCGAGTCGAGCACCCGTCGACGGCGGAGGTCCTGGAGGCGATGGGCCGCCTCCACCGCGACAAGGCGGCGGCGAAGGACGCCCGCAAGGCGGCCTTCAAGGCGAGGTCGAGGGCGTGATTCCCCCACCCCGCCCCTTCCCGAATCCCTGACGAGCCCGCGGCCTGCGCCCCGCCCCCGGACCCCCAGCCGCACCCGCTTCGCGGCGCGGTGGGTGAGGCGACTCGGGGCAGTGGCTCGGCGGCCCGGTGCGCCTGCTTCGCGGCGAGGGGGTGAGGGGGGCTCGGTGTGGCGCCTCCGCCGCCGCGTCCGCGACCGCCGCCGCGCCCGCCGGGTCGGCCAGGTCGCCGCCCGTCAGGACATGCCCGTCCCCGGCGAGCGACTCCAGCGTCTCGCGGGCCTCGTCGGCGCGCGTGCCGTAGTGGACGGCGACCCGGTCGCCGTTGGCGGCGAACGCCTGGGCCACGGCGCGGCCGAGACCGCGGGACGCGCCGCTGACGAGGACGCGCCGGCCGGAAGGGGGCAGGTTCATGGAAGGACGCCTCTCTGTTCAACCCACGTTTATACGGGGGCGGGACCGTGTGCCCGGACACCGGGTGACGACAGGGAGACGACCACGCCATGCCTCTCAACCGCAGACAGTTCGCCAAGCAGTCCGCCGCCACGGGCGCCGGGCTCGTCCTGACCGGAGCCGTCGGCGCGCTGGCCACCGCGCCCGAGGCGCTGGCGCTCGGACACGGCCACCAGCTCGGATACGGGCCCCTCGTCGAGGACCCCGCGGGCCTCCTCTCCCTCCCCGCCGGGTTCTCGTACCGCGTCCTCACCCACAGCGGCGTCACCACGCTGGAGTCCGGCGAGTTCACGCCCCAGAAGCACGACGGCACCGCCACCTTCGCCGGCCCCCGCGGCACCACGCTCCTGGTCAACAACCACGAGCTCAAGGGCCCCCGCTCGAAGTGGCAGCACCCCGTCCCGCTCGCCGAGGGGCTCGTCTACGACCCGGCCGCGGCCGGCGGCTGCACGGTCGTGGAGGTGCACCGCGACGGCACCGTCGCCGAGTGGGTGGGCATCGCCGGCACCTCCACCAACTGCGCCGGCGGCCGCACCCCCTGGGGCACCTGGCTCACCTGCGAGGAGAACTCCGACCTCGCCGGCGAGAACGGCATGACCAAGGACCACGGGTACGTCTTCGAGGTCGACCCGTGCGACCGCCGTGCCAACCGCGACCCCCGGCCCATCAAGGCGTTCGGCCGCTACGACCACGAGGCCGTCGTCATCGACCCCAAGCGCGGCCACGCCTACC harbors:
- the dapA gene encoding 4-hydroxy-tetrahydrodipicolinate synthase, whose translation is MSTERPFGRALCAMITPFTAAGELDLDIAREHAAHLVSEGCDGLVLNGTTGESPTTTDEEKSALIRAVRETVGPALPVLAGVGTADTRHTVELARQAEKSGADGLLVVTPYYSRPPQAAVEAHFLRVADATDLPVMLYDIPGRTGTRIEPATLLRLAAHPRIVAVKDCAYDLLGSAKVIARTSLAYYSGSEELNLPLYAVGGAGFVSTVANVAPRQMRAVLDAFDRGDTTDATRLNALTLPLAELMMSSGLPGTVTAKALLGDFVREPLQPADREAVDGLRAAYEDLVRALPAQSNT
- a CDS encoding GNAT family N-acetyltransferase; this encodes MILRPASRAELPAVLALLADEEKVVDPASITVTAAYERAFAEIESDPRNEMLVFVDGDDVVVGCLQATYIPGLGRGGAERALIEAVRIRADRRGGGLGRELMARAVERARARGCGLVQLTSDKRRTEAHRFYASLGFARSHDGFKLTLSSA
- a CDS encoding antibiotic biosynthesis monooxygenase, with translation MNTVVRRDSGPDPYRPGVGAVLASTWRVGTPERQRAAVDAIAETWESRDWPDGGLLSYTVLIGDDGDTLLHYSQWTAEEAYDDFVRTFRDDRNAEIDAAVPGIDRVALHRYGPPYRSAVLSEKSAGAAPDLVTPGLVVVAEAVFDGADSARQRTWVDDVFAAMDADAGERPAPGGIGAHFHLSTDGTRVLNYAEWESVRAFEEWQAADGADTGLWAKVHHHPGLVESRVRRYTPALNLRAGV
- a CDS encoding endonuclease/exonuclease/phosphatase family protein — encoded protein: MPSSIPRSAAVAAAVSAALAAGLLAGSAASAETAAGVRVHDIQGTTRVSPLVGTQVTGVTGIVTGVRTYGSRGFWIQDPQADDNPATSEGLFVFTSSVPTVAVGDAVSVNGTVGEYVPGGLNSGNQSVTQISKPTVTVVSSGNPVPAPVTISGFSVPDAYAPEGDPAADGSINGLTLDPETYALDYYESLEGMNIRIGTSRVVGASTPYSELWVTVKPWENPNLRGGSVYGSYTAQNSGRLKVQSLTPIAEQPFPTANVGDRLTGSTEGPLDFDQFGGYKVVARTLGTVVDRGLERETTDRQHKNELAVATYNVENLDPSDPQAKFDALAAAVVDNLASPDILALEEIQDNNGAKNDGTVAADQTLKKFTDAIVAAGGPAYEWRSVDPANNKDGGEPGGNIRQVFLFNPERVSFTDRAGGDATAATGVVRGERGGAQLTLSPGRIDPANTAWENSRKPLAGEFTFRGRTVFVIANHFGSKGGDQSLTSHHQPPKRSSEAKRLLQAQSVNAFVKDLLAIEKQADVLVLGDINDFEFSGTTQALTDGGALYPAVKSLPRSERYSYVYQGNSQVLDQILTSPGVHHFEYDSVHINAEFSEQNSDHDPQVLRFRP